The following are encoded in a window of Amycolatopsis solani genomic DNA:
- a CDS encoding lipoate--protein ligase family protein, giving the protein MTTGSDVRAAFTDPAENLAFDEALLRVAPESPVLWLWRNPVCVVVGRGQRIAREVRVSECERDGVPVLRRASGGGTVFHDPGNLNVTLVLPGPADRPLEALGQVMSAAVDQLGLVPRIGDRGLFVADAKLCGFAVFRTKTGLLAHSTLLVETSAALVGRYLTSAPPDPRPLDSHRSPVASLAEHGVRPGFPAVEAAVRAAASQILGTFVPRPPTEAERARQRTLLHTRYHYPSWHADGAQRAA; this is encoded by the coding sequence ATGACGACCGGGTCGGACGTCCGTGCCGCGTTCACGGACCCGGCCGAGAACCTGGCGTTCGACGAAGCACTCCTCCGGGTTGCGCCCGAGTCACCGGTGCTGTGGCTCTGGCGCAACCCGGTTTGCGTCGTGGTGGGGCGCGGGCAGCGGATCGCGCGCGAGGTGCGCGTCTCGGAATGCGAGCGCGACGGCGTCCCGGTGCTGCGGCGGGCCAGCGGCGGCGGCACCGTGTTCCACGACCCCGGCAACTTGAACGTGACCCTGGTGCTGCCCGGCCCGGCCGACCGGCCCCTGGAAGCGCTCGGCCAGGTGATGAGCGCCGCCGTCGACCAGCTCGGCCTGGTCCCGCGGATCGGCGACCGCGGGCTGTTCGTGGCCGACGCGAAGCTGTGCGGGTTCGCCGTGTTCCGCACCAAGACCGGGCTGCTGGCCCACTCGACGCTGCTGGTCGAGACGTCGGCCGCGCTGGTCGGCCGCTACCTGACGAGCGCGCCGCCGGACCCGCGGCCCCTCGACTCCCACCGCAGCCCGGTGGCGTCGCTGGCCGAGCACGGCGTCCGGCCCGGCTTCCCGGCGGTGGAGGCCGCGGTGCGTGCGGCGGCGTCGCAGATCCTCGGGACGTTCGTGCCGCGCCCGCCGACCGAGGCCGAACGCGCGCGGCAGCGGACGTTGCTGCACACCCGCTACCACTACCCGTCCTGGCACGCGGACGGCGCCCAGCGCGCGGCGTGA
- a CDS encoding secondary thiamine-phosphate synthase enzyme YjbQ, with the protein MYSTEIEVRTGSDAVVHDLTREAEAFLRDADAADGLLHVWVPHATAGLAILETGAGSDEDLLTALDELLPRDGRWRHRHGSPGHGRDHVLPALVPPYATIPVLGGVLALGTWQSICLVDTNLDNPVRKVRFSLLAG; encoded by the coding sequence ATGTACTCCACCGAGATCGAGGTCCGCACCGGCTCCGACGCCGTCGTCCACGACCTCACCCGCGAAGCCGAGGCCTTCCTGCGCGACGCCGACGCGGCCGACGGGCTGCTGCACGTGTGGGTGCCGCACGCCACCGCCGGGCTGGCGATCCTGGAGACCGGCGCCGGCAGCGACGAAGACCTGCTGACCGCCCTCGACGAGCTCCTCCCCCGCGACGGCCGCTGGCGGCACCGGCACGGGAGCCCGGGTCACGGCCGTGACCACGTGCTCCCGGCGCTGGTGCCGCCGTACGCGACGATCCCGGTGCTCGGCGGCGTGCTCGCGCTGGGCACCTGGCAGTCGATCTGCCTAGTGGACACCAACCTCGACAACCCGGTCCGCAAGGTGCGGTTCAGCCTGCTCGCGGGCTGA
- a CDS encoding ferredoxin reductase: MTALIPRRVRSLASLAEALLTPHGMDRYLELVDPMLVRREIRGLVTAVRKQTPDSVTLTVRPSRAWPGFTAGQYVRLQVEIDGVRRTRCYSPCGSQYDGELEFTVKEQGLVSGHLNRAIGVGSVVNLSTPDGSFTLPATRPDRVLLIAGGSGITPVLAMARTLVDEKHPGEIVFVQYSNGPADALYRTELAELAARHPGLRVVHAHTHTEGGELRGFFTPEHLARVAPWFRDAEAYVCGPKPLMDAVREQLGERVHTEEFTPPALTFDTANAEGQVRFKRSGRECANSGKPLLEQAEEAGLSPEHGCRMGICFSCTQLKTAGRVRNAKTGEISGEEDEEIQLCISVPVGDVEIDA; encoded by the coding sequence ATGACGGCGCTCATCCCCCGGCGGGTGCGCAGCCTCGCCTCGCTGGCCGAGGCGCTGCTGACGCCCCACGGGATGGACCGGTACCTGGAACTCGTCGACCCGATGCTGGTCCGCCGCGAGATCCGCGGGCTGGTCACGGCGGTGCGCAAGCAGACGCCGGACAGCGTCACCCTCACCGTGCGGCCGAGCCGCGCGTGGCCGGGCTTCACCGCCGGCCAGTACGTCCGCCTGCAGGTGGAGATCGACGGCGTCCGGCGCACGCGGTGCTATTCGCCGTGCGGTTCGCAGTACGACGGCGAACTGGAGTTCACGGTCAAGGAGCAGGGCCTGGTGTCCGGGCACCTGAACCGCGCGATCGGCGTCGGCTCGGTCGTCAACCTGTCCACTCCGGACGGAAGCTTCACCCTGCCCGCCACCCGGCCCGACCGCGTGCTGCTGATCGCGGGCGGCAGCGGCATCACGCCGGTGCTCGCCATGGCCCGCACCTTGGTCGACGAGAAGCACCCGGGCGAGATCGTGTTCGTGCAGTACTCGAACGGCCCGGCCGACGCGCTCTACCGCACCGAACTGGCCGAGCTCGCCGCCCGGCACCCCGGCCTGCGGGTCGTGCACGCCCACACCCACACCGAGGGCGGCGAACTGCGCGGCTTCTTCACGCCGGAGCACCTGGCGCGGGTCGCGCCCTGGTTCCGCGACGCGGAGGCGTACGTCTGCGGCCCGAAGCCGCTGATGGACGCCGTGCGCGAGCAGCTGGGTGAACGCGTGCACACCGAGGAGTTCACGCCGCCGGCGCTGACCTTCGACACGGCGAACGCCGAAGGGCAGGTGCGCTTCAAGCGCAGCGGGCGGGAGTGCGCGAACTCGGGGAAGCCGTTGCTGGAGCAGGCCGAGGAGGCCGGGCTCTCGCCGGAGCACGGCTGCCGGATGGGCATCTGCTTCTCCTGCACCCAGCTCAAGACCGCCGGGCGCGTCCGCAACGCGAAGACGGGCGAGATCTCCGGCGAAGAAGACGAAGAAATCCAGCTCTGCATCTCCGTCCCCGTCGGGGACGTCGAGATCGACGCGTGA
- a CDS encoding NAD(P) transhydrogenase subunit alpha, with protein sequence MVQNLAVLVLAGFVGFAVISKVPNTLHTPLMSGTNAIHGIVLLGGLVVLGLGVDGVFNKILLVIAIAFGTINVVGGFLVTDRMLSMFKGKKPAPAEEDDK encoded by the coding sequence CTGGTGCAGAACCTCGCGGTGCTCGTGCTCGCCGGGTTCGTCGGCTTCGCCGTCATCTCCAAGGTGCCCAACACCCTCCACACCCCGCTGATGTCCGGCACCAACGCCATCCACGGCATCGTGCTGCTGGGCGGGCTGGTCGTGCTCGGCCTCGGCGTCGACGGCGTCTTCAACAAGATCCTGCTGGTGATCGCGATCGCCTTCGGCACGATCAACGTCGTCGGCGGGTTCCTGGTCACCGACCGGATGCTGTCGATGTTCAAGGGCAAGAAACCCGCTCCGGCCGAGGAGGACGACAAGTGA
- a CDS encoding NAD(P)(+) transhydrogenase (Re/Si-specific) subunit beta — protein sequence MTDFVAILYIIAFALFIYGLMGLTGPRTAVRGNWIAAVGMGIAVIATLLTPGMGNWLLIVLGVAIGAVVGVPSARKVKMTAMPQMVALFNGVGGGAVALIAWVEFNSTDGYAHEPAYIAIASLFAAIIGSISFWGSNVAFGKLQELISGRPITMGKLQQPVNALLLLVALACAVAIIAGGDSWLLIVGLLVAAGILGLTVVLPIGGADMPVVISLLNAFTGLSAAAMGLALDNTALIVAGMIVGASGSILTNLMAKAMNRSIPAIVAGGFGGGPAVAAGGGAKEARPVRATSAADTAIQMAYASKVVVVPGYGMAVAQAQHTVREMAKLLEKKGITVAYAIHPVAGRMPGHMNVLLAEADVPYEQLKEMDEINSEFAQTDVALVIGANDVTNPAAQTDPSSPIYGMPILKVNESRSVIVLKRGMSSGFAGIDNDLFYDPKTSMLFGDAKSSVGEIVEELKAL from the coding sequence GTGACCGACTTCGTCGCGATCCTCTACATCATCGCGTTCGCCCTCTTCATCTACGGCCTGATGGGCCTGACCGGCCCGCGCACCGCGGTCCGCGGCAACTGGATCGCCGCGGTCGGCATGGGCATCGCGGTGATCGCCACCCTGCTCACCCCGGGCATGGGCAACTGGCTGCTCATCGTCCTCGGCGTCGCGATCGGCGCGGTGGTCGGCGTGCCGTCCGCGCGCAAGGTCAAGATGACCGCGATGCCGCAGATGGTGGCGCTGTTCAACGGCGTCGGCGGCGGCGCGGTCGCGCTCATCGCGTGGGTCGAGTTCAACTCCACCGACGGCTACGCGCACGAACCGGCGTACATCGCGATCGCGTCCCTGTTCGCCGCGATCATCGGGTCGATCTCCTTCTGGGGCTCGAACGTGGCGTTCGGCAAGCTCCAGGAGCTGATCAGCGGCCGCCCGATCACCATGGGCAAGCTGCAGCAGCCGGTCAACGCGCTGCTCCTGCTGGTCGCGCTCGCCTGCGCGGTGGCCATCATCGCCGGCGGCGACTCGTGGCTGCTCATCGTCGGGCTGCTCGTGGCGGCGGGCATCCTCGGCCTCACCGTCGTGCTGCCGATCGGCGGCGCGGACATGCCGGTCGTCATCTCGCTGCTCAACGCCTTCACCGGGCTTTCGGCCGCGGCGATGGGCCTGGCGCTCGACAACACGGCGCTGATCGTGGCCGGCATGATCGTCGGCGCGTCCGGCTCGATCCTGACCAACCTGATGGCCAAGGCGATGAACCGGTCCATCCCGGCGATCGTCGCGGGCGGCTTCGGCGGCGGTCCGGCGGTGGCGGCCGGCGGGGGCGCGAAGGAAGCCCGTCCGGTGCGCGCGACCAGCGCCGCCGACACCGCGATCCAGATGGCGTACGCGAGCAAGGTCGTCGTCGTGCCCGGCTACGGCATGGCCGTGGCGCAGGCGCAGCACACCGTCCGCGAGATGGCGAAGCTGCTGGAGAAGAAGGGCATCACGGTCGCGTACGCGATCCACCCGGTGGCCGGCCGGATGCCCGGGCACATGAACGTGCTGCTCGCCGAGGCCGACGTGCCGTACGAGCAGCTCAAGGAGATGGACGAGATCAACTCCGAGTTCGCCCAGACCGACGTCGCGCTCGTGATCGGCGCGAACGACGTCACCAACCCGGCCGCGCAGACCGACCCGAGCTCGCCGATCTACGGGATGCCGATCCTCAAGGTCAACGAAAGCCGGTCCGTGATCGTGTTGAAACGCGGCATGAGCTCCGGCTTCGCGGGCATCGACAACGACCTGTTCTACGATCCGAAGACCAGCATGCTCTTCGGGGACGCCAAGTCGTCGGTGGGCGAGATCGTGGAGGAACTCAAAGCGCTATGA
- a CDS encoding sensor histidine kinase, which yields MTSLDLPRPHPLRRVFGPLAARDFWAEYAWLWLAGPLSLFSLFTFLVLVFTGLWLTPVLLGFLVIAGALLYARALGAAHRGLAKALLGVSVPAPRRPELKPGLWSWVKARVGDPAGWRTAGYLLIRFPLTIAGLFTVFFGTVYGVTATTFAVLWFPLGERTLPVFDISADSWAGALAWSASGLLVLVVLPWVTHAFTALDRLLVVGLLGERVLSERVRDLEESRATAVEDAALRLRRIERDLHDGAQAQLVALSMKLGLAKEELEGVDLPQVKELVTAAHANAKQALTELRDLARGIHPAALDAGLDVALATLVATSGIDARVAVRLPRRPPPSLETIVYFSAAELLTNAAKHGGTTSVEVTEERGVLWLSVRDDGGGGARIVAGGGLAGVAERLRTVDGELAVTSPAGGPTEVIARVPLPR from the coding sequence GTGACCAGCCTCGACCTACCCCGCCCCCACCCGCTCCGCCGGGTCTTCGGCCCCCTCGCGGCGCGGGACTTCTGGGCCGAGTACGCCTGGCTGTGGCTCGCCGGCCCGCTCAGCCTGTTCTCCCTCTTCACCTTCCTCGTCCTCGTCTTCACCGGCCTCTGGCTGACGCCGGTCCTGCTCGGCTTCCTCGTCATCGCCGGCGCGCTCCTCTACGCCCGCGCCCTCGGCGCCGCCCACCGCGGCCTGGCGAAAGCGCTGCTCGGCGTGAGCGTGCCCGCCCCGCGCCGTCCCGAGCTGAAGCCCGGGCTCTGGAGCTGGGTGAAGGCCCGCGTCGGCGATCCGGCGGGCTGGCGCACGGCCGGCTACCTGCTGATCCGCTTCCCGCTGACCATCGCGGGCCTCTTCACCGTCTTCTTCGGGACGGTCTACGGCGTCACCGCGACGACGTTCGCCGTCCTCTGGTTCCCGCTCGGCGAACGGACTCTGCCCGTCTTCGACATCAGCGCCGACAGCTGGGCCGGGGCGCTCGCCTGGTCGGCGTCGGGGCTGCTGGTGCTCGTGGTGCTGCCGTGGGTGACCCACGCCTTCACCGCGCTCGACCGGCTGCTCGTCGTCGGCCTGCTCGGGGAGCGCGTGCTGTCGGAACGGGTCCGCGACCTCGAAGAGAGCCGCGCGACCGCCGTCGAGGACGCCGCGCTGCGGTTGCGGCGCATCGAACGCGATCTCCACGACGGCGCTCAGGCCCAGCTCGTCGCGCTGTCGATGAAGCTCGGCCTGGCCAAGGAGGAGCTCGAAGGCGTCGACCTCCCCCAGGTGAAGGAGCTGGTCACGGCCGCGCACGCCAACGCGAAGCAGGCCCTGACCGAACTGCGCGACCTCGCCCGCGGCATCCACCCCGCCGCGCTGGACGCGGGACTCGACGTCGCGCTCGCCACGCTCGTCGCGACGTCCGGGATCGACGCGCGGGTCGCCGTGCGGCTGCCGCGCCGTCCACCGCCGTCGCTGGAGACGATCGTCTACTTCAGCGCCGCCGAGCTGCTCACCAACGCCGCGAAGCACGGCGGGACGACGTCCGTCGAAGTCACGGAGGAGCGCGGCGTCCTGTGGCTGAGCGTGCGCGACGACGGGGGTGGCGGCGCCCGGATCGTGGCCGGTGGCGGGCTGGCCGGCGTCGCCGAACGGCTGCGGACGGTCGACGGCGAGCTGGCCGTCACGAGCCCGGCGGGTGGTCCGACCGAAGTGATCGCACGGGTGCCGCTGCCCCGCTAG
- a CDS encoding Re/Si-specific NAD(P)(+) transhydrogenase subunit alpha, with product MTDSEQSQQLTVGVVTESRPGERRVAMVPKLVGRLAQRGLRVVVEPGAGARAHLSDDAYTQAGAELGDAWSAQVVVKVNPPAPDEVAKLSRGSVLVGFLDPRGNPDGLAKLEEAGLRAFAMEAIPRISRAQAMDALSSQASIGGYRAVLLAAQKLPRFFPMLTTAAGTVPPAKVLVLGAGVAGLQALATAKRLGAQTTGYDVRPEVAEQVKSLGAQFLDLGIEAVGEGGYARELTPEEREEQQRRLTEAITKFDVVITTALVPGRKAPTLVTADAVKGMPAGSVVVDLAGETGGNCELTKPGEDVVEHDVTISSPLNLPAEMPSHASELYARNVVELLELLVTKEGALELNFEDEIVAGACVAGREGSPS from the coding sequence GTGACGGACAGCGAACAGAGTCAGCAGCTCACCGTGGGTGTGGTGACCGAGTCACGCCCCGGGGAGCGCCGGGTGGCCATGGTGCCCAAACTGGTCGGGCGGCTGGCGCAGCGAGGGCTGCGCGTGGTCGTCGAACCGGGCGCCGGGGCCAGGGCGCACCTGAGTGACGACGCGTACACCCAAGCGGGCGCCGAGCTCGGCGACGCCTGGAGCGCGCAGGTCGTCGTGAAGGTCAACCCACCCGCGCCGGACGAGGTCGCGAAGCTGAGCCGGGGATCCGTGCTCGTCGGCTTCCTCGACCCGCGCGGAAACCCGGACGGGCTGGCGAAGCTCGAAGAAGCGGGCCTGCGCGCCTTCGCGATGGAGGCGATCCCGCGGATCTCCCGCGCGCAGGCGATGGACGCGCTGTCGTCGCAGGCCAGCATCGGCGGCTACCGCGCCGTGCTGCTCGCGGCGCAGAAGCTCCCGCGCTTCTTCCCGATGCTCACCACCGCGGCGGGCACGGTCCCGCCGGCCAAGGTGCTGGTGCTCGGCGCCGGCGTCGCCGGGCTGCAGGCGCTGGCCACGGCGAAGCGGCTCGGCGCGCAGACCACCGGCTACGACGTGCGGCCCGAGGTCGCCGAGCAGGTCAAGTCGCTCGGCGCGCAGTTCCTCGACCTCGGCATCGAGGCGGTCGGCGAAGGCGGGTACGCCCGCGAGCTGACGCCGGAAGAGCGCGAGGAACAGCAGCGGCGGCTCACCGAGGCCATCACGAAGTTCGACGTCGTGATCACCACGGCGCTGGTGCCGGGCCGCAAGGCGCCGACGCTGGTCACCGCGGACGCCGTCAAGGGCATGCCCGCCGGGTCGGTCGTGGTCGACCTCGCCGGCGAGACCGGCGGCAACTGCGAGCTGACCAAGCCGGGCGAGGACGTCGTGGAGCACGACGTCACCATCTCCTCCCCGCTGAACCTGCCCGCCGAAATGCCTTCGCACGCCAGCGAGCTGTACGCCCGCAACGTCGTCGAGCTGCTGGAGCTGCTCGTGACGAAGGAAGGCGCGCTGGAGCTGAACTTCGAAGACGAGATCGTCGCCGGTGCCTGCGTGGCCGGGCGCGAAGGGAGCCCGTCGTGA
- a CDS encoding fatty acid desaturase family protein, with protein sequence MTGLQDRLTPAQIEEFGRELDALRQRIVDDLGQEDVDYIHTVIKTQRGLEVAGRALLFAGFFPPAWLAGVGALSVAKILDNMEIGHNVMHGQYDWTRDPALSSQRFEWDTVAPAENWRHSHNYIHHTYTNIVDKDRDVGYGILRMDTAQKWHPYYLGNPVYATLLALFFQWGVMLHDLEVENVVKGERSWADNVPVLKKIVRKASRQVGKDYVLFPLLTGPLAPLTFLGNATANLTRNLWAFAIIFCGHFPADVESFTEEETASESRGQWYLRQILGSANISGGPLFHIMSGNLSHQIEHHLFPDIPARRYPQIAGEVRAICEKYGLPYHTGPLRKQLWSVAKKIVKLALPQTSPSPTTVEPDRQLRAA encoded by the coding sequence ATGACCGGATTGCAGGACCGCCTGACCCCGGCGCAGATCGAGGAGTTCGGCCGCGAACTCGACGCGCTGCGCCAGCGGATCGTCGACGACCTCGGCCAGGAGGACGTCGACTACATCCACACCGTCATCAAGACCCAGCGCGGGCTCGAGGTCGCCGGCCGCGCGCTGCTGTTCGCCGGGTTCTTCCCGCCCGCGTGGCTCGCCGGCGTCGGCGCGCTGTCGGTGGCGAAGATCCTCGACAACATGGAGATCGGCCACAACGTCATGCACGGCCAGTACGACTGGACGCGCGACCCGGCGCTGAGCTCGCAGCGCTTCGAGTGGGACACCGTGGCGCCCGCCGAGAACTGGCGACACTCGCACAACTACATCCACCACACGTACACGAACATCGTCGACAAGGACCGCGACGTCGGCTACGGCATCCTGCGGATGGACACGGCCCAGAAGTGGCACCCGTACTACCTGGGCAACCCGGTGTACGCGACGCTGCTGGCGCTGTTCTTCCAGTGGGGCGTCATGCTGCACGACCTCGAGGTCGAGAACGTCGTCAAGGGCGAGCGGTCGTGGGCCGACAACGTGCCGGTGCTGAAGAAGATCGTGCGGAAGGCGTCGCGGCAGGTCGGCAAGGACTACGTCCTGTTCCCGCTGCTGACCGGCCCGCTGGCCCCGCTGACGTTCCTCGGCAACGCGACGGCGAACCTGACCCGCAACCTGTGGGCGTTCGCGATCATCTTCTGCGGCCACTTCCCCGCCGACGTCGAAAGCTTCACCGAGGAGGAGACGGCTTCGGAGTCGCGCGGCCAGTGGTACCTGCGCCAGATCCTCGGCTCGGCGAACATCTCGGGCGGCCCGCTGTTCCACATCATGAGCGGCAACCTGTCCCACCAGATCGAGCACCACCTGTTCCCGGACATCCCGGCGCGCCGCTACCCGCAGATCGCGGGCGAGGTGCGCGCGATCTGCGAGAAGTACGGCCTGCCCTACCACACGGGACCGCTGCGCAAGCAGCTCTGGTCGGTCGCGAAGAAGATCGTGAAGCTCGCTCTCCCGCAGACTTCGCCGTCCCCGACTACCGTGGAACCCGACCGGCAGCTCCGAGCAGCGTGA
- a CDS encoding response regulator transcription factor, protein MRIVIAEDSTILRQGLVELLTFRGHEVVAAVKDADALRTAVESHTPDVSIVDIRMPPTHTDEGLRAAIALRGELPGCAILLFSQYVETKYAAQLLADRAGGVGYLLKDRVAEVSDFLDALRRVADGETVLDPEVVSQLFSATRQTDALGGLTPREREVLGLMAEGRSNSAIAAKLFLSAGSVEKYVTSIFGKLGLPPSEGDNRRVLAVLRYLDS, encoded by the coding sequence ATGCGGATCGTCATCGCGGAGGACTCCACCATCCTGCGCCAGGGCCTCGTCGAGCTGCTGACCTTCCGCGGCCACGAAGTCGTCGCCGCGGTGAAGGACGCCGACGCGCTGCGGACCGCCGTCGAAAGCCACACCCCCGATGTGTCCATTGTGGACATCCGGATGCCGCCGACGCACACCGATGAAGGCCTGCGGGCCGCGATCGCGCTGCGCGGCGAGCTCCCGGGCTGCGCCATCCTGCTGTTCTCCCAGTACGTCGAGACGAAGTACGCCGCGCAGCTGCTGGCCGACCGCGCCGGCGGCGTCGGTTACCTGCTGAAGGACCGCGTCGCGGAGGTGTCGGACTTCCTCGACGCGCTGCGCCGGGTCGCGGACGGCGAAACGGTGCTCGACCCCGAAGTCGTCAGCCAGCTGTTCTCCGCGACGCGCCAGACCGACGCACTCGGCGGCCTCACCCCGCGGGAACGCGAAGTGCTGGGCTTGATGGCCGAAGGCCGGTCGAACTCGGCGATCGCGGCGAAGCTGTTCCTGTCGGCCGGTTCCGTGGAGAAGTACGTGACGTCGATCTTCGGCAAGCTCGGCCTGCCACCGTCCGAAGGGGACAATCGCCGGGTGCTCGCGGTGCTGCGCTACCTCGACTCCTGA
- a CDS encoding ThiF family adenylyltransferase — MTSDVQLDTTRIDYLIDTSRLADKKIVVVGLGSGGAVVLERLGMTGIGRWSLYDPDRLEAVNLVKHPARRADLGRLKTDIARDWLLDRNPAYRIERVGGDVLADPGFPEDVGEADVVLCAVDNSPARSFVNSVCVAKRVPVVFGSVFRTGMGGEVYAYLPGETACHDCKTLFSVEQKRDLDNWLDLTDEETQRIYGLGEQDFVASGLAADISVVASYHAHYVVSLLAGRDSRYLSLPSFNWLTLALRRIPGLFDAMYDTSRAILRPQLDCHLECGQGGEV, encoded by the coding sequence ATGACCTCTGATGTGCAACTGGACACCACCCGGATCGACTACTTGATTGACACCTCGCGGCTCGCGGACAAGAAGATTGTCGTGGTCGGTTTGGGCAGTGGCGGAGCTGTTGTGCTCGAACGCCTTGGCATGACCGGTATAGGTCGCTGGTCGTTGTACGACCCGGATCGCCTGGAAGCGGTCAACCTGGTGAAGCACCCCGCCCGGCGAGCCGATCTGGGGCGGCTGAAGACGGACATCGCCCGGGACTGGCTGCTCGACCGCAATCCTGCCTACCGGATCGAGCGAGTCGGCGGGGACGTTCTTGCGGATCCCGGCTTCCCAGAGGACGTCGGGGAGGCGGACGTCGTCCTGTGTGCGGTCGACAATTCGCCTGCTCGAAGCTTCGTGAATTCCGTCTGTGTGGCGAAGCGCGTGCCGGTCGTGTTCGGATCGGTTTTTCGCACCGGCATGGGTGGGGAGGTTTACGCTTACCTCCCGGGTGAGACGGCTTGCCATGACTGCAAGACGTTGTTCAGCGTCGAACAGAAGCGTGACCTCGACAACTGGTTGGATCTTACCGACGAAGAAACTCAGCGAATCTACGGCCTTGGTGAGCAGGATTTTGTCGCCTCCGGCCTGGCCGCCGACATCTCGGTTGTGGCCTCCTATCATGCACACTACGTAGTTTCGTTGCTAGCGGGTCGGGACTCGCGCTACCTCAGTTTGCCTTCGTTCAACTGGCTGACCCTCGCTTTGCGGCGAATTCCAGGATTATTCGACGCCATGTACGACACTTCCCGTGCAATTCTTCGGCCACAACTGGACTGCCATTTGGAGTGTGGACAAGGGGGAGAGGTGTGA
- a CDS encoding TetR family transcriptional regulator — MSNAVDIRTLVDVSEEPVSRQERKQRTRQALLDTALDLLADRPFATLSLREVAKGAGLVPTAFYRHFATMEELGVALVEEATRTLRGMMRSARTDPDTYQGMISASVATVHQFVRAHEDHFRFLTRERYGGGPLARAIAVELRLFSGDLAIDLARFTPLRSWSTEDLHMLADLIVSVMITTTVELLEARPGEDAKITGTAEKRLRLILLGIPHWKTR, encoded by the coding sequence GTGAGCAACGCGGTGGACATCCGTACGCTGGTGGACGTGTCGGAAGAGCCGGTGAGCCGCCAGGAGCGCAAGCAGCGCACCCGTCAGGCGTTGCTGGACACCGCGCTGGACCTGCTGGCCGACCGCCCGTTCGCCACGCTTTCCCTGCGTGAAGTCGCGAAGGGTGCGGGCCTGGTGCCGACGGCGTTCTACCGGCACTTCGCCACGATGGAGGAACTCGGCGTCGCGCTCGTCGAAGAAGCGACGCGCACGCTGCGCGGCATGATGCGCTCCGCCCGCACCGACCCGGACACCTACCAGGGGATGATCAGCGCCTCGGTGGCCACCGTGCACCAATTCGTCCGGGCGCACGAGGACCATTTCCGGTTCCTGACCCGCGAGCGCTACGGCGGCGGCCCGCTCGCCCGCGCCATCGCCGTCGAACTGCGCCTGTTCTCCGGCGACCTCGCGATCGACCTGGCCCGGTTCACCCCGCTGCGCTCGTGGAGCACCGAAGACCTGCACATGCTGGCGGACTTGATCGTTTCCGTGATGATCACGACGACCGTCGAACTGCTGGAAGCCCGCCCAGGTGAAGACGCGAAAATCACCGGAACGGCGGAAAAACGGCTGCGGTTGATCCTGCTCGGCATCCCGCACTGGAAAACTCGCTGA
- a CDS encoding Lsr2 dimerization domain-containing protein, with translation MAKNTAVRVLDDLTGEAAAETVGFGLDGIEYDIDLSFANADALREFLQRYADAGRRTGGRKRRPRIVPGAKRPRAKAAAKTTTAKTTAKAAPKAAAKAKTAKAEPVKTTRARKAAEPKKTTRATARKVPGITFSAAE, from the coding sequence GTGGCCAAGAACACGGCTGTGCGGGTGCTGGACGATCTGACCGGCGAGGCCGCCGCGGAGACGGTCGGGTTCGGGCTGGACGGCATCGAGTACGACATCGACCTCTCCTTCGCCAACGCCGACGCGCTGCGCGAGTTCCTGCAGCGCTACGCCGACGCCGGCCGCCGCACCGGGGGCCGCAAGCGCCGTCCGCGGATCGTGCCGGGCGCGAAGCGGCCGCGAGCGAAGGCCGCAGCCAAGACGACCACCGCCAAGACCACCGCCAAGGCGGCACCGAAGGCCGCGGCCAAGGCGAAGACCGCGAAGGCCGAGCCGGTGAAGACGACCCGCGCCCGCAAGGCGGCGGAGCCGAAGAAGACCACGCGGGCGACCGCGCGCAAGGTGCCCGGCATCACGTTCTCGGCCGCCGAGTAA